The Elusimicrobiota bacterium genome has a window encoding:
- a CDS encoding ATP-binding protein gives MNAKILCVDDDAHLRESIRDNLELEGYTVAEAGSGGEAMKAVVTDFFDVILMDYNLPDSTGIEVIRQIRKVNTDSQILMLTAHASLDTALKAIQESVYDFHVKPVDFDHLKRVISKAIENLRLQQDKKRLVEDLRRANEQLLYLSNMKSKFLSMSSHDLSNSLMTLQVSFEMLQQSLKPTEEQKKRINYISSGISQLSRLIEDLVDWASIEQGKFRLEKTPLAPAKLVEELLGGPQAKAQQRGITLKAEISPSLPTIEADRRRLSQVVNNLLENALRHTSKGGAVTLLVESKGTEVQFAVRDTGEGIAPADLQKIFESFYQTSGGNQGRLGLGLSISKEILQSHGGRIWVESPGLGQGATFYFTVPAQKEKREKEKK, from the coding sequence ATGAACGCCAAGATCCTTTGTGTCGACGACGACGCGCACCTGCGCGAGAGCATCCGCGACAACCTCGAGCTCGAGGGCTACACCGTCGCGGAGGCCGGTTCCGGCGGGGAGGCGATGAAGGCGGTCGTCACCGACTTCTTCGACGTCATCCTCATGGACTACAACCTCCCCGATTCGACGGGTATCGAGGTCATCCGCCAGATCCGCAAGGTCAACACCGACAGCCAGATCCTGATGCTGACGGCGCACGCCTCGCTGGACACGGCGCTCAAGGCCATCCAGGAGTCGGTCTACGACTTCCACGTGAAGCCCGTGGACTTCGACCACCTCAAGCGCGTCATCTCCAAGGCCATCGAGAACCTCCGCCTCCAGCAGGACAAGAAGCGGCTCGTCGAGGACCTTCGCCGCGCCAACGAGCAGCTCCTCTACCTCTCGAACATGAAGTCGAAGTTCCTCTCGATGTCGTCGCACGACCTCTCCAACTCGCTGATGACGCTCCAGGTCTCCTTCGAGATGCTCCAGCAGAGCCTCAAGCCGACCGAGGAGCAGAAGAAGCGGATCAACTACATCTCGAGCGGGATCTCGCAGCTCTCGCGTCTCATCGAGGACCTCGTGGACTGGGCCTCGATCGAGCAGGGCAAGTTCCGCCTCGAGAAGACCCCGCTCGCGCCCGCGAAGCTCGTCGAGGAGCTCCTCGGCGGACCGCAGGCGAAGGCGCAGCAGCGCGGCATCACGCTCAAAGCGGAGATCTCCCCGTCGCTGCCGACCATCGAGGCCGACCGACGGCGCCTGAGCCAGGTGGTCAACAACCTGCTCGAGAACGCGCTGCGCCACACTTCGAAGGGGGGGGCCGTCACCCTCCTCGTCGAGTCCAAGGGCACGGAGGTCCAGTTCGCGGTCCGCGACACCGGCGAGGGCATCGCACCGGCGGACCTGCAGAAGATCTTCGAGAGCTTCTATCAGACGAGCGGCGGGAACCAGGGCCGCCTCGGCCTCGGGCTCTCCATCTCCAAGGAGATCCTCCAGAGCCACGGCGGCCGCATCTGGGTGGAGTCGCCGGGCCTGGGGCAGGGAGCGACGTTCTACTTCACCGTCCCGGCGCAGAAGGAGAAGCGCGAGAAGGAGAAAAAGTAG